In Pleurocapsa sp. PCC 7319, the following are encoded in one genomic region:
- a CDS encoding valine--pyruvate transaminase, which translates to MNPVLSQFGSQMSQLTGVRAIMKDIIETLNNSAGKEFINLSAGNPVILPEVEQLWRDCTQKLLDSNEYGEVVCRYGSSQGYTPLIEAIINDFNTRYNLNLSDRHVLITGGSQALYLYAANAFGGYTESGDLRQIVLPLSPDYTGYGGVSLTPEALVAYKPTLEIDQKQHRFKYRPDFSQLQINQQTGCVIFSRPCNPTGNVLTDDEVIKIAALAANYDVPVLIDSAYAPPYPSLNFTEMTPQFGNNIIHCMSLSKAGLPGERIGIAIGEPELIQVLESFQTNACIHSSRYGQAIAAKAISSGKLADIATNIIRPHYQRKIEILESTLDQSMPDDIPWFLHQGEGAIFAWLWLKDLPMTDWEFYQELKQVGVIAVPGSTFFPGLRENWQHKQQCLRISLTATETEIAEAMQRLAQVAKKVYQAVAV; encoded by the coding sequence ATGAATCCTGTTCTATCTCAATTTGGTTCTCAGATGTCGCAACTAACTGGAGTTAGAGCAATTATGAAAGACATTATTGAAACCTTGAACAATAGTGCAGGAAAAGAGTTTATCAATCTCAGTGCGGGAAATCCTGTCATTTTGCCAGAGGTTGAGCAGTTGTGGCGAGATTGTACTCAAAAGTTGTTAGACAGCAACGAATACGGTGAAGTTGTTTGTCGTTATGGTTCTTCTCAAGGTTATACTCCTCTGATTGAAGCCATAATTAATGACTTTAATACTCGTTATAATTTGAATTTGAGCGATCGCCATGTTCTGATCACAGGTGGTTCTCAGGCATTGTATCTTTATGCTGCGAATGCCTTTGGTGGCTACACTGAGTCTGGAGACCTGAGACAAATTGTCTTGCCTCTTAGTCCGGACTACACAGGCTATGGCGGTGTTAGCCTTACTCCAGAAGCTTTAGTAGCATATAAACCAACTTTAGAAATCGACCAAAAACAACATCGTTTCAAATATCGTCCTGATTTTAGTCAACTGCAAATTAATCAGCAAACTGGTTGTGTAATTTTTTCTCGTCCTTGTAACCCTACAGGAAATGTTTTGACCGATGATGAAGTAATTAAGATAGCGGCTTTAGCTGCTAATTATGATGTTCCTGTATTAATTGATTCTGCCTATGCTCCCCCCTATCCGTCGTTGAACTTTACAGAGATGACCCCGCAGTTTGGTAATAATATCATTCACTGCATGAGTTTATCGAAAGCAGGATTACCAGGAGAGAGAATTGGCATTGCTATCGGCGAGCCGGAATTGATTCAGGTATTAGAATCTTTTCAAACTAACGCTTGTATTCATTCTTCCCGCTATGGACAGGCGATTGCAGCAAAGGCGATCTCCTCAGGTAAACTAGCAGATATTGCAACTAATATTATTCGTCCCCATTACCAACGTAAAATTGAGATTTTAGAAAGCACTCTCGATCAATCTATGCCCGATGATATTCCCTGGTTTCTCCATCAAGGTGAAGGCGCAATCTTTGCTTGGCTATGGCTCAAGGATTTACCAATGACAGACTGGGAATTTTATCAGGAATTAAAACAAGTTGGGGTAATTGCTGTACCTGGAAGTACTTTTTTTCCCGGGTTGCGAGAAAATTGGCAGCACAAACAACAATGTTTACGGATTAGTCTAACTGCTACCGAAACTGAAATAGCAGAAGCAATGCAGCGCTTAGCTCAAGTAGCTAAAAAAGTTTATCAAGCTGTAGCAGTTTAG
- a CDS encoding FeoA family protein has translation MTHAIDLKHKQSKGIKQFQEFIFIGTSSTKSSADLVEQLHLPPNSKLLSQTPTGNFLMITQILTAKSITRQLQNLHLKPGRKVQLVSRTSNGSVVVRWEEKLIGMGAEIAQKIIVTLAS, from the coding sequence ATGACCCATGCCATAGATCTCAAGCACAAACAATCAAAAGGGATTAAACAGTTTCAAGAATTTATCTTTATTGGTACTAGTTCTACAAAATCATCAGCGGATTTAGTAGAACAGTTGCATTTACCTCCCAATAGTAAGCTTTTGAGTCAAACCCCTACAGGAAATTTTCTGATGATTACTCAGATTCTTACTGCCAAGAGCATCACTCGCCAGCTACAAAATTTACACCTAAAGCCAGGAAGAAAAGTGCAATTAGTCAGTAGAACTAGTAATGGCTCGGTAGTAGTTCGCTGGGAAGAAAAGTTGATTGGTATGGGAGCGGAAATTGCTCAAAAAATCATCGTAACTTTGGCTAGTTAA
- a CDS encoding alpha/beta fold hydrolase — MAVDDNDPKFLLFAQHGWADTASDISKLAKAAADPQTVITAPNLGLINTFIRIEPLVQRLEQIATQVINSYPDTPIKIMGHSMGGLICLELLNRNPQWWQKVHSLILLGSPVGGSNIARIIDPLGIGIGMARDLGKNRRGIAEKIAQKIPTLSVASDINLGSDGLVTVENTKFAHANWTLISGIPHAAMKCHPEMIPLIQNFWSHPQLGASPQEDSASEVIGRLRSVPGMTDADRRHLERSQIVVSLADGTTINTWNSPLGINHVYVLSRDKMQCLYSGYVGLIHTSGLRKALQEIRQYAS, encoded by the coding sequence ATGGCAGTAGATGATAATGATCCCAAATTCTTATTATTTGCTCAGCATGGCTGGGCAGATACGGCTAGTGATATCAGTAAATTGGCGAAAGCTGCTGCCGATCCTCAGACGGTAATCACTGCCCCTAATTTGGGGTTAATCAATACTTTCATCAGAATTGAACCTCTAGTTCAGCGATTAGAACAGATTGCGACTCAGGTAATTAATAGCTATCCCGATACCCCAATCAAAATTATGGGACATTCTATGGGTGGTTTAATCTGCTTAGAACTGCTTAATCGCAATCCTCAATGGTGGCAGAAAGTACACTCATTAATCTTATTAGGTTCTCCAGTTGGTGGTTCCAACATCGCTCGGATCATCGATCCTTTGGGTATCGGTATCGGTATGGCTAGGGATTTAGGCAAAAATCGCCGTGGCATAGCAGAGAAGATTGCTCAAAAGATTCCAACTCTCTCAGTTGCTAGTGATATCAATCTGGGTAGTGATGGTTTGGTAACTGTCGAAAATACAAAGTTTGCTCATGCTAACTGGACTCTGATATCAGGCATCCCCCATGCAGCGATGAAATGCCATCCTGAAATGATTCCTCTAATTCAAAATTTTTGGTCACATCCTCAACTAGGAGCGTCTCCCCAAGAAGACTCTGCTAGTGAAGTTATTGGTCGATTACGTTCAGTACCTGGAATGACTGATGCAGATCGTCGTCATCTGGAGCGATCGCAAATTGTCGTCAGTTTAGCTGATGGAACCACGATCAATACTTGGAATAGCCCTCTGGGGATAAATCATGTTTATGTCTTAAGCAGAGACAAGATGCAGTGTCTTTATTCGGGATACGTGGGTTTAATACACACTTCGGGGTTACGTAAAGCGCTCCAAGAAATTCGGCAATATGCCTCTTAG
- the rimM gene encoding ribosome maturation factor RimM (Essential for efficient processing of 16S rRNA), giving the protein MNDEQSTSKQQIEWLEVGKITSPQGLKGELRVYPDSDFPERFTQAGTRWLQHPHTSAITEVQLLSGRYLTGKNLYVIKLEGIEDRNQAEELRDYKLLVSKSDRPKLQEDEYHVSDLVGLEVYDQETGENIGVVIDLYSAGNDLLEIKLHQQPETTTKSDRAAEAKSHRDLSQISRRSKRKKYRPQKNKPLTIFVPFVKEIVPIVDIANHRLEVSPPDGLINIHE; this is encoded by the coding sequence ATGAATGATGAACAATCGACTTCTAAGCAACAAATAGAATGGTTAGAAGTAGGAAAAATCACTTCTCCTCAGGGTTTAAAAGGTGAATTAAGGGTGTATCCTGACTCTGATTTTCCTGAAAGGTTTACCCAAGCAGGGACTCGTTGGCTACAGCACCCTCATACTTCAGCTATTACAGAAGTGCAGTTGTTGAGTGGAAGATATCTGACGGGCAAAAATTTGTATGTAATTAAACTAGAAGGAATCGAAGATCGCAATCAAGCTGAGGAATTACGTGATTATAAATTACTCGTTAGTAAAAGCGATCGCCCTAAACTTCAAGAAGATGAGTATCATGTTTCAGATCTAGTCGGCTTAGAAGTTTACGATCAAGAAACGGGGGAAAATATTGGAGTAGTTATAGATTTATACTCTGCGGGCAACGATTTACTAGAGATTAAACTGCACCAACAACCAGAAACAACAACTAAAAGCGATCGCGCAGCGGAGGCAAAGTCTCATCGCGATCTTTCTCAAATAAGCCGTCGCAGTAAACGCAAAAAATATCGCCCCCAAAAAAATAAGCCACTGACGATATTTGTTCCTTTTGTCAAAGAAATTGTTCCCATAGTGGATATTGCTAATCATCGATTAGAGGTATCACCTCCTGACGGATTAATCAATATCCATGAATAG
- a CDS encoding FeoA family protein has protein sequence MKITTSIRELSLGSVAIVAGYSLVYGGYVGRLMSKGLIPGTPFILLNLSLAEGAVQIMLQEKIITLSKPEANALCIEDLAEDD, from the coding sequence ATGAAAATAACAACCAGTATTCGAGAACTATCTTTAGGTTCCGTAGCAATTGTTGCTGGCTATAGCCTAGTTTATGGCGGTTATGTAGGAAGATTAATGTCGAAAGGGCTGATACCTGGTACTCCCTTTATCCTGCTGAATTTATCTTTGGCTGAGGGGGCAGTACAAATTATGCTGCAAGAAAAAATTATTACCCTATCTAAGCCAGAGGCTAATGCTCTATGTATCGAAGACTTAGCTGAAGATGATTAA
- a CDS encoding DUF4336 domain-containing protein, translating into MSQPETKELNNNQIDSQDYHWRFWPTVPIYPYSKRRTIRKEVLKDTIWTFDQLQGIFYVVVPIRMTVIRLESGGLLVYAPVAPTKQCIHLVKELVDQHGDVKYIILPTISGLEHKHCVGPFARKFPQAIVFVAPKQWSFPVNLPLSWLGFPAKRTQVLPADSTQTPFADEFDYAILGDINLRLGQFEEVAFLHKRSQTLLVTDSIISIPTKPPEIIEQDLYPLLFHARDSATEAIVDTQGNRIRGWQRICLFALYFKASVLETPSIRKTIIDAWRSPNKSAKAYWGLYPFEWKINWEECFDTLRSDGRLLVAPILQTLILNRAPQETLQWADTITRWNFNRIIPCHFDAPIHATPQEFRQAFTFLEPNAKNIARFPDADLKTLKYIDAFLYKPGLVPPPKI; encoded by the coding sequence GTGAGCCAACCAGAAACAAAAGAGCTAAATAATAATCAGATAGATTCTCAAGATTATCATTGGCGATTTTGGCCAACGGTACCCATTTATCCCTATAGCAAGCGGCGCACGATCCGCAAAGAGGTACTGAAAGATACAATTTGGACTTTCGATCAACTACAGGGGATTTTTTATGTGGTTGTACCAATTCGGATGACTGTAATTAGGTTAGAATCTGGTGGATTGCTGGTGTACGCTCCTGTTGCTCCTACTAAGCAATGTATCCATCTAGTTAAAGAATTAGTTGACCAACATGGGGATGTTAAGTATATCATTTTGCCCACAATTTCCGGGTTAGAGCATAAACATTGTGTTGGTCCTTTTGCACGCAAGTTTCCCCAGGCTATTGTATTCGTTGCTCCTAAACAATGGAGTTTCCCCGTTAATTTACCTTTGAGTTGGCTGGGTTTTCCTGCCAAACGAACTCAAGTTTTGCCCGCCGATAGCACTCAAACTCCTTTTGCCGATGAATTTGATTACGCTATTTTAGGAGATATCAATCTCAGGTTAGGTCAATTTGAGGAAGTAGCTTTCTTACACAAGCGATCGCAAACATTACTGGTCACTGATTCAATTATCTCGATTCCCACTAAACCGCCTGAGATTATTGAGCAAGATCTTTATCCTTTGCTGTTTCATGCTAGAGATAGTGCTACAGAAGCGATCGTCGATACTCAAGGCAATCGCATCCGAGGATGGCAAAGAATCTGTTTATTTGCCCTATATTTTAAAGCCAGTGTCTTAGAAACACCTAGTATTAGAAAGACTATAATCGATGCCTGGCGATCGCCGAACAAGTCAGCAAAAGCTTACTGGGGCTTGTATCCTTTTGAATGGAAAATCAACTGGGAAGAGTGCTTTGATACGTTACGCAGTGATGGTCGTTTATTAGTGGCACCAATTCTCCAGACTTTAATTCTCAATCGCGCTCCCCAAGAGACTTTACAATGGGCAGATACGATTACTCGTTGGAACTTCAATCGTATTATTCCTTGTCATTTCGATGCTCCAATCCACGCTACTCCCCAAGAATTTCGTCAAGCATTCACCTTTTTAGAACCGAATGCTAAAAATATCGCTCGCTTTCCTGATGCTGACTTAAAAACATTAAAATATATTGATGCTTTCTTGTACAAACCCGGTCTTGTACCTCCGCCAAAAATTTAA
- the rsmH gene encoding 16S rRNA (cytosine(1402)-N(4))-methyltransferase RsmH codes for MKAQEATSFNHYSVLSRELIVGLEILAEGQYLDATVGGGGHSELILNQGKNIKLLAIDRDQIAIAAAKSRLADYYPQQIDFWQGNFADYQPGDLLFDGIIADLGVSSPQLDIPERGFSFRHTAPLDMRMDRSKGITAAEIVNHWKEVSLADLIYEYGEERFSRRIAKKIVQQRPFLTTIDLANAIASAVPGKYRHGRIHPATRTFQALRIEVNQELISLEKFIANAPTWLKPGGKIGIISFHSLEDRIVKHRFRDNELLEVITKKPITAQRDEQRENPRSRSAKLRFASRKMERGKID; via the coding sequence TTGAAAGCACAGGAAGCAACATCATTTAATCATTATTCTGTGCTAAGTCGAGAATTGATTGTCGGGTTGGAGATCTTGGCAGAAGGACAATATCTTGATGCTACTGTTGGCGGTGGCGGGCATAGTGAATTGATTTTAAATCAAGGGAAAAATATTAAGTTACTGGCAATAGATCGAGATCAAATTGCGATCGCCGCAGCTAAAAGTAGATTAGCCGATTACTATCCCCAGCAAATAGATTTTTGGCAAGGTAACTTTGCTGACTATCAACCAGGCGATTTGTTATTTGACGGCATTATTGCCGATCTGGGGGTTAGTTCTCCGCAACTAGACATTCCCGAACGAGGCTTTAGTTTTCGTCATACTGCTCCTCTAGATATGCGAATGGATCGCTCTAAAGGAATTACAGCAGCAGAGATTGTCAACCACTGGAAAGAAGTTTCCTTAGCTGATTTGATCTATGAATATGGAGAAGAAAGATTTTCTCGGCGTATTGCTAAAAAAATTGTCCAACAACGTCCTTTCCTCACCACGATAGATTTAGCAAATGCGATCGCCTCCGCCGTACCAGGAAAATATCGTCACGGTAGAATTCATCCTGCTACTCGCACTTTTCAGGCCTTACGCATCGAAGTTAATCAGGAATTAATTTCTTTAGAAAAATTTATTGCTAATGCTCCCACTTGGCTTAAACCCGGGGGCAAAATTGGTATTATAAGTTTTCATAGCTTGGAAGATCGCATTGTTAAACATCGTTTCCGCGACAATGAGTTATTAGAAGTCATTACCAAGAAACCAATTACTGCTCAAAGAGACGAGCAACGAGAAAATCCGCGATCGCGATCGGCTAAATTAAGATTTGCTAGCAGAAAAATGGAGCGAGGAAAAATTGACTGA
- a CDS encoding type II toxin-antitoxin system HicB family antitoxin, producing the protein MLNYSMVIQWSHKDNCFVVTLPEWGELCHTYGDTYEEALQNAKEVLQLMVSSSIAEGSSLPEANTFTGLLQKA; encoded by the coding sequence ATGCTGAATTATAGTATGGTCATTCAATGGTCTCATAAAGATAACTGCTTTGTAGTTACTCTTCCAGAGTGGGGAGAGTTATGTCATACTTACGGAGATACCTACGAAGAAGCCCTACAAAATGCTAAAGAAGTTTTACAGTTAATGGTTAGTTCCTCTATTGCTGAAGGCTCTTCTTTACCAGAAGCAAATACTTTTACGGGATTATTACAAAAAGCATGA
- a CDS encoding HAD hydrolase-like protein: protein MTARVILFDFDGTIADTYQAIANITNQLSDEFGYKALTQDELLFLKNLSSREIVKRSEISIFKLPFLVRRVRAELSKEIAELPPINDLHQVLFELKNRGYILGIVTSNIKKNVEIFLANNCLSSLFSFIYSSTAIFGKHRVINQVIKENNLHKSYVTYIGDETRDIRSARKSKIGVIAVSWGFNSADILQKYQPDLLVNQPQELLQAIALLQPQRAKTTAN, encoded by the coding sequence ATGACTGCTAGGGTAATTTTATTTGACTTTGATGGCACGATTGCTGATACTTATCAAGCGATCGCTAACATCACTAATCAATTATCTGATGAATTTGGTTACAAGGCTTTAACTCAAGATGAGTTATTATTTTTAAAAAATTTAAGTTCTCGTGAAATAGTTAAACGTTCGGAAATATCTATATTTAAATTGCCTTTTTTGGTTCGAAGAGTTCGAGCTGAATTGAGTAAAGAGATTGCTGAATTACCACCCATAAACGATCTACACCAGGTATTATTTGAATTAAAAAATAGAGGCTATATTTTAGGGATTGTCACCTCAAATATCAAAAAAAATGTCGAAATATTTTTGGCTAATAATTGCCTAAGTTCTTTATTCAGTTTTATTTACTCTAGTACAGCTATCTTTGGTAAGCATCGCGTAATTAATCAAGTAATCAAAGAAAACAATTTACATAAATCCTATGTGACTTATATCGGCGATGAAACTAGAGATATCAGATCGGCTAGGAAAAGTAAAATAGGGGTTATTGCCGTAAGTTGGGGATTTAATTCAGCGGATATCTTACAGAAATATCAACCAGATTTGTTGGTAAATCAACCCCAAGAATTGTTGCAGGCGATCGCTCTTTTACAACCTCAGCGAGCAAAAACTACTGCTAATTAG
- the queG gene encoding tRNA epoxyqueuosine(34) reductase QueG: MLLNSSQVKAAAMDIGFHLVGIAGIDNHQDRAVDHLKNWLASGYQAEMNWMASPKREDIRTCMPEVRSLISVALNYYTPHQHSDDPEIAKISRYGWGRDYHKVMGKKLKQLSNWLRSQDEGILTRYYVDTAPVQDKVWAERAGIGWIAKNGNVITRKYGSWVFIGEILTNLTLTPDAPHTSHCGTCTRCLEACPTDAIVKPYVVDANRCIAYHTIENRSPKLPEAIANQLSGWVAGCDICQDVCPWNQRFAQETDVSDFQPYPVNIQPQLEELASISQAEWDRRFRASALRRIKPSMWQRNAHANLNREK; this comes from the coding sequence ATGCTTTTAAATAGCTCTCAAGTTAAAGCGGCGGCGATGGACATCGGCTTTCATTTAGTGGGTATTGCAGGGATAGATAACCACCAAGATCGCGCCGTAGATCATCTAAAAAACTGGCTGGCTTCGGGATATCAAGCTGAAATGAACTGGATGGCAAGCCCCAAAAGAGAAGATATCCGTACCTGTATGCCAGAAGTGCGATCGCTGATTTCTGTAGCCCTTAATTACTATACTCCCCATCAACATTCCGATGACCCCGAGATAGCCAAAATTTCTCGTTATGGTTGGGGCAGAGACTACCACAAAGTTATGGGCAAGAAACTTAAACAGCTCAGTAATTGGTTGCGATCGCAAGATGAAGGGATTCTGACTCGTTACTATGTAGATACTGCTCCTGTGCAGGATAAGGTCTGGGCAGAAAGGGCGGGAATTGGCTGGATTGCTAAAAATGGTAACGTAATTACCAGAAAATACGGTAGTTGGGTATTTATTGGTGAGATTTTAACAAATTTAACCTTGACTCCAGATGCCCCCCATACTAGCCATTGTGGAACTTGTACTCGTTGTTTAGAAGCTTGCCCAACCGATGCTATTGTTAAACCTTATGTAGTTGATGCTAATCGATGTATTGCCTATCATACGATTGAAAATCGCAGCCCAAAATTACCTGAAGCAATTGCCAATCAATTATCAGGTTGGGTAGCAGGATGTGATATTTGTCAGGATGTTTGTCCCTGGAATCAACGTTTTGCTCAAGAAACCGATGTCAGTGATTTTCAACCCTATCCTGTCAATATTCAGCCTCAACTAGAAGAGCTAGCCAGTATTTCTCAAGCAGAATGGGATCGAAGATTTCGAGCCTCTGCACTAAGAAGAATCAAGCCCAGTATGTGGCAACGTAATGCCCATGCTAATCTAAACAGAGAGAAGTAA
- a CDS encoding ABC transporter ATP-binding protein, which yields MAKVVVENVYKSYSRVKADNSNLSESEARYETALSSTKTKSKQVNVLRDINFTVEDGEFLVLVGPSGCGKSTLLRLLAGLEELTGGNIKIGDRLVNDLPPKVRDIAMVFQNYALYPHLNIYDNLAFGLRRNPETGRLGDSETDRKDPVDPNLLEDILTAVTRHLPRSLRYVSTKEKLVRDRVRYVASLLQIESLLGRLPKELSGGQKQRVALGRAIARNPQVFLMDEPLSNLDAKLRTQTRAQIVKLQRQLDTTTIYVTHDQTEAMTMGDRIAVMNNGQIQQIAPPLEIYEQPANRFVAEFIGSPPMNFLSVALVLPVKLVHKCFELDLPETWAKPLQESQAKSLILGIRPQHLVLDSASKSSIQVTVDLVEALGSETFISAHLTADANNTMTVSLPPDKPVGVGDSLWLAVDINKIHLFTVDDGRAIFLNNS from the coding sequence GTGGCAAAAGTCGTAGTCGAAAACGTCTATAAAAGCTACTCTCGCGTCAAGGCGGACAATAGTAATTTATCCGAATCAGAAGCGAGGTACGAAACAGCTCTTTCTTCCACCAAAACTAAATCTAAACAAGTAAATGTTTTGCGGGATATAAATTTTACCGTTGAAGATGGAGAATTTTTAGTTTTAGTTGGACCCTCTGGTTGTGGTAAAAGTACTTTATTACGACTGCTAGCAGGATTAGAAGAATTGACGGGGGGGAATATCAAAATTGGCGATCGCCTGGTCAATGATTTACCTCCCAAAGTTCGAGACATTGCCATGGTATTTCAAAATTATGCTCTTTATCCCCATCTAAATATTTACGACAATCTGGCTTTCGGCTTACGACGCAATCCGGAGACTGGAAGACTAGGAGACAGTGAGACTGATAGAAAAGATCCAGTTGACCCTAATTTACTAGAAGATATATTGACAGCCGTAACTCGTCATTTACCCCGAAGTTTGCGTTATGTATCGACAAAAGAAAAACTTGTCAGGGATAGGGTGAGGTACGTAGCCAGCTTGTTGCAAATAGAATCCTTACTTGGCAGATTGCCGAAAGAACTTTCGGGAGGGCAAAAACAACGGGTCGCTTTAGGTAGAGCGATCGCTCGTAACCCCCAGGTATTTTTGATGGATGAACCACTATCTAATTTGGATGCTAAACTACGAACTCAAACCCGCGCCCAAATTGTTAAATTGCAACGACAGCTAGATACTACTACGATCTATGTTACTCATGATCAAACTGAAGCAATGACTATGGGCGATCGCATTGCGGTAATGAACAACGGACAAATTCAACAAATTGCGCCACCTTTAGAAATATACGAGCAACCTGCTAACCGCTTTGTAGCAGAGTTCATTGGTTCGCCACCGATGAACTTTTTATCTGTAGCTCTCGTTTTACCTGTCAAATTAGTACATAAATGCTTTGAGCTTGATTTACCAGAAACTTGGGCAAAACCACTACAAGAAAGTCAAGCAAAATCTCTGATTCTAGGTATTCGTCCTCAACATTTAGTCCTCGACTCAGCCAGCAAATCAAGTATTCAAGTTACGGTAGATTTAGTAGAGGCATTAGGAAGTGAAACTTTTATTTCTGCCCATTTAACAGCAGATGCCAACAACACAATGACGGTATCTTTACCTCCAGATAAACCAGTTGGGGTCGGTGACTCTCTTTGGTTAGCTGTAGACATTAACAAAATCCATCTTTTTACAGTTGATGATGGACGAGCAATATTCCTAAATAATAGTTAG
- a CDS encoding glycoside hydrolase family 13 protein: MIKTPDWVKNAVFYQIFPDRFAKSPATIKGQWQASTYEGWDATPTMQGYKGGNLWGVIDKLDYLQDLGINAIYFTPIFQSASNHRYHTHDYYEVDPILGGNVAFDALIKAAHSKDMKVVLDGVFNHASRGFFFFNDILENGPHSPWLDWFKIKDWPLSAYDGDKPANYEGWVGNRALPEFNHDNPQVKEYIMQIAEYWLHKGIDGWRLDVPNEVDTPGFWQEFRDRVKAVNPEAYIVGEIWGDASPWLDGTQFDGVMNYRFTEATIAFAGGENYLPEYCQHELQPYPPISGVEYAVRIKALLEQYDWEIQLTQLNLLDSHDTPRMLTTVGEDYNSFLLATVLLMTFPGAPSIFYGDEVGLPGGKDPDCRRTFPQPENWNVELLKAHKELIALRHQYPSLRTGTYKTLYAEQNIYVFARILNDEELVIAVNTDSQQANANFSVTELESQPQKLVYGSGRLEWHDTTESRKLEITLPAKSSMIFV; this comes from the coding sequence ATGATTAAAACGCCAGATTGGGTCAAAAACGCTGTTTTCTATCAAATATTCCCTGATCGCTTTGCCAAAAGCCCCGCCACAATTAAGGGACAGTGGCAAGCTTCTACTTATGAAGGTTGGGATGCGACTCCCACAATGCAAGGTTATAAAGGTGGAAATCTTTGGGGAGTAATAGATAAGCTAGACTATCTCCAAGACTTGGGAATTAATGCGATCTACTTTACACCTATATTCCAGTCTGCTTCTAATCATCGCTACCATACTCATGATTACTATGAGGTAGATCCTATTTTGGGAGGAAATGTCGCTTTTGATGCCTTAATTAAAGCAGCCCATAGCAAAGATATGAAGGTAGTGCTGGATGGAGTATTTAATCATGCCAGTCGCGGGTTCTTCTTCTTTAACGATATTTTAGAAAACGGTCCTCATTCCCCGTGGTTAGACTGGTTTAAAATTAAGGATTGGCCATTATCTGCCTATGACGGGGATAAGCCTGCTAACTACGAAGGCTGGGTAGGGAATCGTGCTTTGCCTGAATTCAACCACGACAATCCTCAGGTTAAAGAATATATTATGCAAATTGCTGAATATTGGCTGCATAAAGGGATAGATGGCTGGCGATTAGATGTACCCAATGAAGTTGATACCCCTGGGTTTTGGCAAGAATTTCGCGATCGCGTTAAAGCCGTAAACCCTGAAGCTTATATTGTTGGTGAAATCTGGGGGGATGCCAGTCCCTGGCTAGACGGTACTCAGTTTGATGGCGTAATGAATTACCGCTTTACTGAGGCAACTATTGCCTTTGCTGGGGGAGAAAATTATCTTCCCGAATACTGTCAACATGAACTGCAACCTTATCCACCAATTTCTGGAGTCGAATATGCTGTCAGAATTAAAGCCCTACTAGAACAATACGATTGGGAAATACAGCTAACTCAACTCAACCTTTTAGATAGTCACGATACCCCCAGAATGTTGACTACCGTAGGTGAGGATTACAACAGCTTTTTGTTAGCTACAGTTTTATTAATGACTTTTCCTGGTGCGCCCAGTATTTTTTATGGCGATGAAGTGGGTTTACCTGGAGGCAAAGATCCTGATTGTCGTCGCACTTTCCCACAACCCGAAAACTGGAATGTAGAACTATTAAAAGCTCATAAAGAATTAATTGCTTTACGTCACCAATATCCTAGTTTACGCACAGGAACTTACAAAACTTTGTATGCTGAGCAGAATATCTATGTCTTTGCCAGGATATTGAATGATGAGGAGCTAGTAATTGCGGTTAATACTGATAGCCAACAAGCTAATGCTAATTTCTCGGTTACAGAATTAGAGTCCCAACCCCAGAAGCTAGTATACGGCTCCGGAAGATTAGAGTGGCACGACACCACAGAATCACGAAAACTAGAAATTACTTTGCCCGCTAAAAGTAGCATGATTTTTGTCTAG